In a genomic window of Muntiacus reevesi chromosome 1, mMunRee1.1, whole genome shotgun sequence:
- the LOC136148758 gene encoding leptin receptor-like, with amino-acid sequence MGLAAARHPETFEHLFIKHTESATFGPLLLEPETISEDISVDTSWKNKDEMVPTTTDALLLTTPDLEKGSICISDQCSSAQFSEAESTDITCEDESRRQPSVKYATLLSNSKSGETEEEQELINSSVSKCFLSNNSPPKDSSSKRSWEIETQAFFILSDQHPNIISPHLPFSEGLDELLKLEGNFPEENNNERPVYYLGVTSMKKRESDVFLTNESRVLSPFPAHCLFTDVRILQDSCSHLVENNFNLGTSGQKSFVSYMPQFQTCSTQTQKIMENKMCDLTV; translated from the exons atgggcttagccgCTgcacggcac CCAGAAAcatttgagcatctttttatcaAGCACACAGAATCAGCGACCTTTGGTCCTCTTCTTTTGGAGCCTGAAACCATTTCAGAAGATATCAGTGTTGATACatcatggaaaaataaagatgagatgGTGCCAACAACTACAGATGCTCTACTTTTGACGACTCCAGATCTTGAGAAGGGTTCCATTTGTATTAGTGACCAATGCAGCAGTGCTCAATTCTCTGAGGCTGAGAGCACAGACATAACCTGTGAGGATGAAAGCAGGAGACAGCCCTCTGTTAAATATGCCACCCTGCTCAGCAACTCTAAGTCAGGTGAAACTGAGGAGGAGCAAGAGCTTATAAATAGCTCAGTCAGCAAATGCTTCTTGAGCAACAATTCTCCACCAAAGGATTCTTCCTCTAAGAGATCATGGGAAATAGAAACCCAGGCATTTTTTATATTGTCAGATCAGCATCCCAATATAATTTCACCACACCTTCCATTCTCGGAAGGCCTGGATGAACTTTTGAAGCTTGAGGGAAATTTCCCTgaggaaaataataatgaaaggcCTGTCTATTATTTAGGAGTCACTtcaatgaaaaagagagagagtgatgTGTTTTTGACCAATGAGTCAAGAGTGTTGTCCCCATTCCCAGCCCACTGTTTATTCACTGATGTCAGAATCCTTCAGGACAGTTGCTCACACCTTGTAGAAAATAACTTCAACTTAGGAACTTCTGGTCAGAAGAGTTTTGTATCTTACATGCCTCAATTTCAGACTTGTTCCACTCAGACTcagaaaataatggaaaacaaGATGTGTGACCTAACTGTCTAA